A genomic window from Winogradskyella sp. J14-2 includes:
- a CDS encoding YiiX/YebB-like N1pC/P60 family cysteine hydrolase → MKISILSKTALLIVLILIMSCTTATTIKSGDIVFRGASQSDLSEAINEVTQTEKATNYTHMGMCSVEDEKVFVYHSDLGKGVVKEPLELFLKPDDSSNYTADIYRIKNSTQPQIENAISKAIKLLGEPYNVTYILEDKGYYCSEYIYELFKEDGVFTLEPMTFKNAETDSFHNGWITHYKDLGIEIPEGKLGCNPNGMAASETLDFVKKINKG, encoded by the coding sequence TTGAAGATTAGCATATTATCAAAAACAGCATTACTCATTGTTTTAATTTTAATAATGTCTTGCACAACAGCAACCACTATTAAGTCTGGTGATATTGTCTTTAGAGGTGCCTCGCAAAGTGATTTGTCTGAAGCCATTAATGAGGTAACACAAACCGAAAAAGCTACAAACTATACGCACATGGGCATGTGTAGTGTAGAGGATGAAAAAGTTTTTGTCTACCACTCAGATTTAGGCAAAGGTGTGGTAAAAGAGCCCTTAGAGTTATTTTTAAAGCCAGACGATTCTTCAAATTATACAGCAGATATATACCGCATTAAAAATAGTACCCAACCACAAATAGAAAATGCCATTTCTAAAGCCATTAAATTACTTGGTGAGCCTTACAACGTTACTTACATATTAGAAGACAAAGGCTATTACTGCTCAGAGTATATCTACGAATTGTTTAAAGAAGACGGTGTGTTTACCCTAGAACCTATGACCTTTAAAAATGCTGAAACCGATAGCTTCCACAATGGTTGGATTACGCACTACAAAGATTTAGGGATAGAAATACCAGAAGGCAAATTGGGTTGTAACCCAAATGGTATGGCAGCCTCTGAAACTTTAGATTTTGTGAAAAAAATAAATAAAGGCTGA
- a CDS encoding RidA family protein, with amino-acid sequence MKQLTNQKNLFVMLFALVLGFQSCKQQPQEDIKDVEKEVIIKAEKPEYFLLRPDVEKAYGYSHAVKIGNNIKISGAVSMDDKGNPTAVGDIEQQMKNCYADLEKILKHFGCTFDDVVKEDIFTTDMASMLEKSAHRAEVYKNGFPTGSWLEVKGLALPEFMVEIELEVYNRSSVTNF; translated from the coding sequence ATGAAACAGCTAACCAACCAAAAAAATTTGTTCGTAATGCTTTTTGCATTAGTTCTAGGGTTTCAAAGTTGTAAACAACAACCTCAAGAAGACATTAAAGACGTAGAAAAAGAGGTTATCATTAAAGCTGAAAAGCCTGAGTATTTTCTGTTACGACCAGATGTAGAAAAAGCCTATGGTTATTCTCACGCCGTAAAAATTGGAAATAACATTAAAATATCTGGTGCGGTTAGTATGGATGATAAAGGTAACCCAACAGCTGTTGGTGATATTGAGCAACAAATGAAAAACTGTTATGCCGACTTAGAAAAAATATTAAAGCACTTTGGCTGTACCTTTGATGATGTCGTTAAAGAAGATATTTTTACTACTGACATGGCTTCTATGCTCGAAAAATCTGCCCACAGAGCCGAAGTATACAAAAACGGTTTTCCTACAGGTTCTTGGCTAGAAGTCAAAGGATTGGCACTTCCTGAGTTTATGGTAGAAATTGAATTGGAAGTCTATAATCGGAGTAGTGTTACTAATTTTTAG
- a CDS encoding alpha/beta hydrolase has product MNSVEKEITYTTRNSYSTLNTLTKHTKNVWFVCHGMGYLSRYFLRYFKHLNAEENYIIAPQAPSKYYIQPKMHVGANWLTRDNTESGMQNILNYFDAVFEAENIPENKNLIVLGYSQGVSVAMRYLAKRQLQCSQLVLHSGGIPKELTAKDFEYLSKDTKVKLIYGTEDEYLDAERIAQESQRAEELFGKRLKILPFEGKHVVNVDYINDLV; this is encoded by the coding sequence ATGAATTCAGTAGAAAAAGAAATAACATATACAACGCGTAACTCCTACTCTACTCTAAACACGCTTACCAAACACACTAAAAATGTGTGGTTTGTGTGTCATGGTATGGGTTACCTAAGCCGTTACTTTTTACGCTATTTTAAACACCTAAATGCTGAAGAAAACTATATTATAGCTCCTCAAGCACCCAGCAAATATTACATTCAACCAAAAATGCATGTTGGTGCCAATTGGTTAACAAGAGACAATACCGAAAGCGGCATGCAGAACATTCTTAATTATTTTGATGCTGTTTTTGAAGCTGAAAATATTCCTGAAAATAAAAACCTTATTGTTTTAGGGTATTCCCAAGGCGTGAGTGTGGCTATGCGTTATTTGGCTAAACGACAACTGCAATGTTCGCAATTGGTGCTGCATTCTGGTGGCATTCCAAAGGAACTCACCGCTAAAGACTTTGAGTATCTCTCTAAAGACACTAAAGTAAAACTCATTTATGGCACCGAAGACGAATATTTAGATGCAGAACGAATAGCGCAAGAGTCGCAACGTGCGGAAGAACTCTTTGGTAAAAGGTTGAAGATTCTTCCTTTTGAAGGCAAGCATGTGGTCAATGTAGACTATATTAATGATTTGGTTTAG
- a CDS encoding NAD(P)H-dependent flavin oxidoreductase, with product MQTKLTELLNINYPIIQAPMFLVSNVAMVTEAMKAGIAGCIPALNYRTLEELRAAIKALKANKVEGGSFGFNLIVNKSNIKYKGQLEVLCEEGCDFIITSLGSPEETIKQAHKAGIKVFCDVTDLRFAKKVESLGADAAIAVNNEAGGHRGNMSPEELTSLLNKELSIPVISAGGVGCKADIDKMLSYGASGVSVGSPFIASEEAGVTDEYKQACVDYGAEDIVMTERISGTPCTVINTPYVQKIGTKATWIENLLNKNRKLKKWVKMIRFSIGMKATEKAAKKATYKTVWVAGPSIEHTKEILPVKDIVAKLVN from the coding sequence ATGCAAACTAAACTAACCGAACTACTCAATATAAATTATCCTATAATACAAGCACCAATGTTTTTGGTGTCTAACGTGGCTATGGTAACAGAAGCCATGAAAGCTGGTATAGCTGGTTGTATACCTGCGCTCAACTACAGAACCTTAGAAGAGTTAAGAGCAGCCATTAAAGCCCTAAAGGCTAATAAAGTAGAAGGAGGTTCGTTTGGTTTTAACCTTATTGTAAACAAGTCTAATATTAAATACAAAGGACAGCTTGAGGTACTTTGTGAAGAAGGTTGCGATTTTATAATTACCTCATTAGGAAGTCCGGAAGAAACCATAAAACAAGCACATAAAGCAGGCATTAAAGTGTTTTGTGATGTTACCGATTTAAGGTTTGCTAAAAAAGTGGAAAGTTTAGGGGCTGATGCTGCTATTGCAGTAAACAACGAAGCTGGTGGTCATAGAGGTAATATGTCACCAGAGGAGCTTACGAGTTTATTGAACAAAGAATTATCTATTCCTGTGATTTCTGCTGGTGGAGTAGGTTGCAAAGCAGATATAGATAAAATGTTGAGTTATGGTGCTTCTGGAGTATCGGTTGGTAGTCCGTTTATCGCATCAGAAGAAGCAGGAGTTACAGATGAGTATAAGCAAGCTTGTGTAGATTATGGTGCTGAAGATATTGTAATGACAGAGCGCATCTCAGGTACTCCTTGTACTGTGATTAATACACCTTACGTTCAAAAAATTGGTACTAAAGCTACTTGGATAGAAAACCTCCTCAACAAAAATCGAAAGCTTAAGAAGTGGGTTAAAATGATTCGTTTTTCAATAGGTATGAAAGCTACTGAAAAAGCTGCGAAAAAAGCCACTTACAAAACAGTTTGGGTTGCTGGGCCAAGTATTGAGCATACCAAAGAAATATTACCAGTAAAAGATATTGTGGCTAAGCTTGTCAATTAA
- a CDS encoding tetratricopeptide repeat protein, translating to MEEKTIEIIKTIGSQWKFLLVVFFIVIFIIKWKTIWSFISNFTQVRVKRGETEFELHRKEDKEEDEVGNQEKAKPKEESLEDDNEELEEVKDNGNVFIQYHEALREKKFKEAKELLDKVLLEIEDPNRKKEEVVRIFYLRHQYGDTSAFKELEGYTNKIENDNEKKSHGFYYLSLIYNQANNYSKAVNLAKQALELTNNNQQKAYCISKISDYHLENENSEKSLEIIIKNIDKIDENEPKVTLYRALANYYKKTENKLLESIAYQKAHELTPNNTNLLFDAAYNYSETEYKLKDLGLLFYKKLLGFDPKAQGSLNNLGVAYRNLGLEIKSTEYYKKAFELKNSLAASNIAYQLIHLGFVQEAEEYLKKAEEFENPHENVFEAISSIKTKITKEKAEEEKIIKRANKKLRFFNHFGSAAFTSKIIDVKTSNNWIYNENQVVVSKKDQIIELTWEVGEEKHIISGILINNSITATYKKPKKNIYSYSEANKYTYKDLKGFGYLISGKKMAFIFEFENEIIDLNIYEK from the coding sequence ATGGAAGAGAAAACAATTGAAATAATCAAAACCATTGGAAGTCAATGGAAGTTTTTATTAGTCGTATTTTTTATTGTCATTTTCATTATCAAATGGAAAACAATTTGGTCATTTATAAGCAATTTTACACAGGTCAGAGTAAAACGAGGGGAAACTGAATTTGAATTACACCGAAAAGAAGACAAAGAAGAGGATGAAGTGGGTAATCAAGAAAAAGCTAAACCTAAGGAAGAATCATTAGAAGATGATAATGAGGAATTAGAAGAAGTAAAGGATAACGGAAATGTTTTTATTCAATATCACGAAGCTTTACGTGAGAAAAAATTTAAAGAAGCAAAAGAATTATTGGATAAAGTTTTATTAGAAATAGAAGACCCAAATCGGAAAAAGGAAGAAGTTGTTAGAATTTTCTATTTACGTCATCAATATGGTGATACATCGGCATTCAAAGAACTTGAAGGATATACAAACAAAATTGAAAACGATAATGAGAAGAAATCTCACGGTTTTTATTATTTAAGTTTAATTTATAATCAGGCAAATAATTATTCCAAAGCAGTCAATTTGGCTAAACAGGCTTTGGAGTTAACAAATAACAACCAGCAAAAGGCTTATTGTATTTCAAAAATTTCGGATTACCATTTAGAGAATGAAAATTCTGAAAAATCTTTAGAAATAATTATAAAAAATATAGATAAAATTGATGAAAATGAGCCAAAAGTAACGTTATATAGAGCATTAGCAAATTACTATAAGAAAACTGAAAATAAATTATTGGAGTCAATAGCGTACCAAAAAGCACACGAGTTGACACCAAATAATACTAATTTATTATTTGATGCTGCTTATAATTACAGCGAAACTGAATATAAATTAAAAGATTTAGGTCTTTTATTTTATAAAAAGCTTTTGGGTTTTGACCCTAAAGCCCAAGGTTCTTTAAATAATCTTGGTGTAGCTTATAGGAATTTAGGCCTAGAAATAAAATCAACCGAATATTACAAAAAGGCATTTGAATTGAAAAATAGTTTAGCAGCTTCAAATATTGCTTATCAATTAATTCATTTAGGCTTTGTGCAAGAAGCAGAAGAATATTTGAAAAAAGCAGAGGAATTTGAAAATCCTCACGAAAATGTTTTTGAAGCAATTTCATCAATAAAAACAAAAATCACTAAAGAAAAAGCAGAAGAAGAAAAGATTATAAAAAGAGCAAACAAAAAGCTAAGATTTTTTAATCACTTTGGTAGCGCTGCTTTCACCTCAAAAATAATCGATGTAAAAACATCTAACAATTGGATTTATAATGAAAACCAAGTTGTTGTTTCAAAAAAAGACCAGATAATTGAATTAACTTGGGAAGTTGGAGAAGAAAAGCATATAATTAGTGGTATTTTAATAAACAATTCGATTACCGCTACATATAAAAAACCTAAAAAGAATATTTACAGCTATAGTGAGGCAAATAAATATACTTATAAAGATTTAAAAGGGTTTGGATATTTGATATCAGGCAAAAAAATGGCTTTCATCTTTGAATTTGAAAATGAAATAATTGATTTAAACATCTATGAAAAATAA
- a CDS encoding YtxH domain-containing protein — MIQYKGALVLGALIGAAAGVLLAPDKGSTTRDHLKKEGKEIKDKLVDDFTEVKEDLSKAAKSGKDKFKEDMKDFASKASYKTEEAITFLEKQLAILKEKNKTLQQTS, encoded by the coding sequence ATGATTCAGTATAAAGGAGCATTAGTATTAGGAGCATTAATTGGTGCAGCCGCAGGTGTGTTATTAGCACCTGATAAAGGCAGTACTACGAGAGATCACCTAAAAAAAGAAGGCAAGGAGATAAAAGACAAACTTGTAGATGACTTTACAGAAGTAAAAGAAGATTTGTCTAAAGCTGCAAAATCTGGTAAAGACAAGTTTAAAGAAGATATGAAAGACTTTGCTTCTAAAGCCAGTTACAAAACAGAAGAAGCCATTACCTTTTTAGAAAAGCAATTGGCTATTCTTAAAGAAAAGAATAAGACCTTACAGCAAACAAGTTAG